Proteins co-encoded in one Arthrobacter alpinus genomic window:
- a CDS encoding HNH endonuclease signature motif containing protein, producing MGNSMGFPMNRENASATATVADLIAGLTLPVIEPLASDIEPLLGLPPLPPPENLTFPHAGPHSGTQLGSQRGSQIEGVRGLMDSYGDAIAAMRRHQNQCAAHVAVLVERLDSLSVVEGGLVALDVWQKGGALAQITAELAIILHVGEGAAGRLIEQSVTLVRQLPATMEVLSAGELSWEHAVIIAEETSLLRSAHVAQATIDAFEQRLLEHAANKTPPSFRSAARRLRERSYPETITSRTRHAFAERSLRVTRGQDGMSWLSLYAPAPTIEAIWDQCHFTAQAARGPHEGRTQTQLRADVAAALLLRQSMDQNGIHSPATVPVPARSDESDDLAASDSTDSRVRTECGESGGEPINESGSPEQYPWYLQPEPNPCGEGAFPDPNRRAASFSPCQIPDFDDPNYNDPAFQEPDRRNQPEWNGAAHLPALTPAGTSANTGLWPNSSSASFLGEVTGRHRMFANDMGTWPPLPQVTPIVLIPALSLLGGTNELAWMEGAGPISMEVAKRLASQASSMLRVLVDPISNEPLDIAPDRYRISQAMRTMLRITEEYCQFPGCLAKAITCDVDHVKSFETGGRSIYNNLENLCSHHHLLKHFKDDKDRHGKRRCIDEPERQDVRLRGWTPCVENDGRVSWTSPSGRYCPPNLEEKQPPAYPKWLKKLIARAVNRRGRSPEYVPDQLRETELAQAFSLALEEAVAAALARAADVEETWDPDNLPEPPAPTPYDEEDDEIRTQMAFETARRNPHLGLPYAA from the coding sequence ATGGGCAATTCGATGGGATTCCCGATGAATCGGGAGAACGCATCCGCCACAGCAACTGTGGCGGACCTCATCGCCGGCCTCACCCTTCCCGTCATTGAACCACTGGCCTCTGACATTGAGCCCTTGCTCGGCTTGCCGCCACTGCCACCTCCGGAAAACTTAACTTTTCCGCACGCCGGCCCACACTCGGGAACCCAACTGGGATCACAGCGTGGATCGCAGATTGAGGGCGTCAGGGGATTGATGGACAGTTATGGTGACGCCATCGCGGCCATGCGCAGGCACCAGAATCAGTGCGCCGCCCATGTTGCCGTCCTGGTGGAACGCCTCGATTCCCTATCCGTAGTGGAGGGCGGGCTGGTGGCTCTTGATGTGTGGCAGAAGGGTGGGGCCTTGGCTCAGATTACCGCTGAACTGGCCATCATCCTCCACGTGGGTGAAGGCGCGGCCGGGAGGTTGATCGAACAGTCGGTGACACTGGTTCGGCAGCTACCGGCCACCATGGAGGTGCTGTCCGCCGGTGAGTTGTCATGGGAGCATGCTGTGATCATTGCCGAAGAGACCAGCTTGCTGCGCTCAGCCCATGTGGCTCAGGCAACCATCGATGCCTTCGAGCAGAGACTGCTGGAGCACGCTGCCAACAAGACGCCTCCAAGCTTTCGCTCCGCGGCCCGCAGATTGCGCGAACGCAGCTACCCGGAGACCATTACATCGCGTACCCGGCACGCCTTCGCCGAGCGAAGTTTGCGAGTCACACGCGGGCAGGACGGCATGTCATGGCTGAGTCTTTATGCACCGGCACCCACCATCGAAGCGATCTGGGATCAATGCCACTTCACGGCGCAGGCCGCCCGCGGTCCTCACGAGGGCCGTACGCAGACACAATTGCGTGCCGACGTGGCGGCCGCCCTGCTTTTGCGGCAGAGCATGGACCAAAACGGCATCCACAGTCCCGCCACTGTTCCTGTGCCTGCTCGTTCAGACGAGTCGGATGATCTGGCTGCCAGTGACAGTACTGACTCCAGAGTGAGGACCGAATGCGGCGAATCTGGCGGGGAACCCATCAACGAGTCCGGCAGTCCTGAACAGTACCCGTGGTATCTCCAGCCGGAACCTAATCCTTGCGGAGAGGGCGCGTTCCCCGATCCCAACCGCCGGGCAGCTAGCTTCAGTCCCTGTCAGATCCCAGATTTTGATGATCCCAACTACAACGACCCCGCTTTTCAGGAACCTGATCGCCGCAACCAGCCTGAGTGGAACGGCGCGGCCCATCTTCCGGCCTTGACTCCAGCTGGAACTAGTGCCAATACCGGGCTCTGGCCGAACAGCAGCAGCGCAAGCTTCTTAGGCGAGGTGACGGGGCGGCACAGAATGTTCGCCAATGACATGGGAACCTGGCCGCCCCTGCCACAAGTAACACCCATCGTGTTGATCCCTGCCCTGTCGCTCCTCGGGGGCACCAATGAACTCGCATGGATGGAAGGTGCCGGACCCATCAGCATGGAAGTTGCCAAACGCCTGGCCTCCCAGGCAAGCAGCATGCTCCGGGTTCTGGTTGACCCCATCAGCAATGAACCCCTCGACATTGCGCCAGACCGGTACCGGATTAGCCAAGCAATGCGGACGATGCTCCGTATTACGGAAGAATATTGCCAGTTCCCGGGATGTTTGGCCAAGGCCATCACGTGCGATGTTGACCATGTAAAAAGCTTCGAAACGGGTGGGCGGTCCATCTACAACAATCTAGAGAACCTGTGCTCGCACCATCATTTGCTCAAGCACTTCAAAGACGACAAAGATCGGCACGGGAAGCGGCGCTGCATCGATGAACCGGAGCGCCAAGACGTGCGGCTTCGTGGCTGGACGCCATGTGTGGAGAACGATGGCAGGGTTTCCTGGACCTCGCCCTCTGGCAGGTACTGCCCACCAAATCTGGAGGAAAAGCAGCCACCGGCCTACCCGAAATGGTTGAAGAAGCTGATAGCTCGCGCGGTGAACCGCCGCGGGCGGAGCCCGGAGTACGTGCCGGATCAACTGCGGGAAACCGAGTTGGCCCAAGCCTTTTCACTGGCTCTCGAAGAGGCCGTCGCCGCCGCCCTAGCCCGCGCAGCTGATGTCGAGGAGACTTGGGACCCCGACAATCTGCCCGAGCCGCCCGCACCGACGCCTTACGATGAGGAAGACGATGAGATCCGGACACAGATGGCCTTCGAAACCGCCCGCAGGAATCCGCATTTGGGGCTACCGTACGCCGCGTAG
- a CDS encoding AMIN-like domain-containing (lipo)protein, with protein sequence MKYIKAWLAVVGLLAAFILVAPAPAQAAPYCGITWGSMAKTAGTGSSATVSNVRAGAHACFDRMVIDVNGHANGYIVQYVSVVQRPGSGQAVPVRGAADLQVTVLAPAYTSTGSASYNPANRNELFNTAGYTTFRQAALAGSFEGRTTIALGVRARLPFTVFVLDGPGNTSRIVIDVAHLW encoded by the coding sequence ATGAAATACATCAAAGCATGGCTGGCCGTTGTGGGGCTGCTGGCCGCATTCATTCTTGTCGCACCGGCGCCGGCGCAGGCAGCGCCATATTGCGGCATCACGTGGGGCTCGATGGCCAAAACGGCCGGCACTGGTTCCAGCGCCACGGTCAGTAACGTCCGTGCCGGAGCGCATGCGTGCTTCGACCGCATGGTGATCGATGTCAACGGCCACGCCAACGGCTACATTGTGCAGTACGTGTCTGTTGTTCAGCGTCCTGGCAGCGGTCAAGCTGTTCCCGTGCGCGGAGCGGCCGATCTTCAAGTCACCGTTCTGGCTCCCGCGTACACCAGCACTGGATCAGCTAGTTACAATCCCGCCAATCGGAATGAACTCTTCAACACGGCCGGTTACACTACCTTCCGGCAGGCAGCGCTGGCGGGCAGCTTCGAGGGGCGCACCACGATTGCCTTGGGCGTCCGGGCTCGGCTCCCGTTCACCGTGTTTGTCCTGGACGGGCCAGGTAACACTTCGCGCATCGTGATCGATGTGGCCCACCTCTGGTAG
- a CDS encoding universal stress protein: MSEATSQVRIVVGVDGSASSVNALKEGVKLAAELGGVVDAVAVWELPVKHVAYAAMGIGSFEEGAQKVLNDALFQAFGENVPATVSARLVQGTAASTLSSVSEGARLLVVGRRGHGGIMGLLLGSVSAAVVNQSPVPVLVVQ, encoded by the coding sequence GTGTCTGAAGCTACGTCCCAGGTCCGAATTGTTGTTGGTGTGGACGGCTCGGCCTCCTCCGTCAATGCGCTGAAGGAAGGCGTCAAGCTGGCGGCAGAATTGGGTGGGGTGGTAGATGCCGTCGCTGTCTGGGAACTGCCGGTAAAACATGTGGCCTATGCAGCCATGGGCATTGGTAGCTTTGAAGAGGGCGCTCAGAAGGTGCTCAACGATGCCTTGTTCCAGGCCTTCGGCGAGAACGTTCCCGCCACCGTTTCCGCCCGGCTCGTGCAGGGCACGGCAGCAAGCACGCTGTCCTCCGTGTCGGAGGGAGCGCGGTTGCTCGTCGTGGGACGGCGCGGCCACGGCGGCATCATGGGACTGCTGCTCGGATCGGTCAGTGCCGCCGTGGTGAACCAGTCACCCGTTCCCGTGCTGGTTGTTCAGTAG
- a CDS encoding transglycosylase domain-containing protein, producing the protein MKAPVKGGQLGSGMALAQLGRYFLICAIAGTLVAAMFMPAAAIATTAMHSADDFITNAPLTLDLAAPPQTTKILAANGATIATLYAQDRQVVDLKAMSPFIKEGIVSIEDSRFYEHGGVDPTGILRALVATANGGRQGASTITQQYVNNVLIEQLVADGKTDQAKFGMDKTVADKVNEMRLAISVEKTKSKDEILAGYLNIIYFGNGAYGIEAAAKLYFNTTAAKLTLPQAASLAGVVNNPNFYDPITQPENLVDRRNDVLAKMLVQGKISQKDHDAAVKTPMTLHVTKSAQGCAAASMAPYFCDYVQQLILNDKAYGATVEERTKMLYQGGLTIKTTLDPELQKVAQDQVNGTISATDPLQRGAAVVSVQPGTGKVLTMAQNTIYNPTAQDGNYMGNFALPVNDANGQSLHGAGGFAIGSTFKPFVFAEWLNSGHSMMTSINGAVREYPAGYPWKNSCGSTTGSYDPNVPGESLLPNDGPNDYHSMTAYLGLATSINTVTFQTATALDFCNIQKMATAAGVKDGHTNLPYDVSDSSSLIGTHDVAPIDMATGFATFANGGVRCSPIALASVTDAAGTKYDVPGADCQRAMSREVAAGVTHALQYMLTNGSGYAIPLNNKDSSFAKTGTTDGNIQTWTIGANSGIATAAWFGSYKGNDDKYINQDLTVNGVYYPNIDGNQLAGSNWAAVMNQAAQNPSLAPQPLVEPPASMLAPTAPYIAGVNDPKPGDFSVPVPDNQQLNESPAQPLQATLPAQPAEPAPAPTPAPAPAATVEPSKAAPAP; encoded by the coding sequence ATGAAGGCACCAGTGAAGGGCGGCCAATTGGGATCGGGGATGGCTCTGGCCCAGTTGGGGCGCTACTTCCTTATTTGTGCCATTGCCGGGACCTTGGTGGCTGCCATGTTCATGCCAGCAGCAGCCATCGCCACCACGGCGATGCACAGCGCCGATGACTTCATTACCAACGCGCCACTGACACTGGACTTGGCAGCCCCTCCTCAGACCACCAAGATTCTGGCCGCCAACGGTGCCACGATCGCAACCTTGTACGCCCAGGACCGTCAGGTTGTCGATCTAAAAGCGATGTCGCCCTTTATCAAGGAAGGCATCGTCTCTATTGAGGACTCCCGGTTTTATGAGCATGGCGGCGTGGATCCCACGGGTATCCTCCGGGCTCTTGTGGCCACAGCCAACGGTGGCCGGCAGGGCGCATCTACCATCACTCAGCAGTATGTGAACAATGTGCTAATCGAACAGCTCGTTGCCGATGGCAAGACCGATCAAGCCAAATTCGGGATGGACAAGACCGTCGCTGACAAGGTCAATGAGATGCGTTTGGCCATCAGTGTAGAGAAGACCAAGTCCAAGGATGAGATCCTGGCGGGCTACCTCAACATCATCTACTTTGGAAACGGTGCGTACGGTATTGAAGCAGCAGCCAAACTGTACTTCAACACCACAGCCGCCAAACTGACTCTTCCGCAGGCCGCATCGTTGGCTGGCGTGGTCAATAATCCCAACTTTTACGATCCCATCACTCAGCCCGAAAACTTGGTAGACCGCCGCAACGACGTGCTGGCCAAGATGTTGGTACAAGGAAAAATCAGCCAAAAAGACCACGATGCCGCCGTCAAAACACCCATGACCCTGCACGTGACCAAGTCAGCCCAGGGGTGTGCTGCAGCGTCCATGGCCCCGTACTTCTGCGACTACGTACAGCAGCTGATCCTCAACGACAAGGCCTATGGCGCCACGGTGGAAGAACGCACCAAGATGCTTTACCAGGGCGGATTGACCATCAAAACCACTCTGGATCCGGAACTACAAAAGGTGGCCCAGGACCAGGTCAATGGCACCATCTCGGCGACGGACCCGCTCCAGCGTGGTGCCGCCGTGGTCAGTGTCCAGCCCGGCACCGGGAAGGTGCTCACCATGGCTCAAAACACCATCTACAACCCGACTGCCCAAGACGGAAACTACATGGGCAACTTTGCCCTACCCGTCAACGATGCCAACGGACAGTCCTTGCATGGTGCCGGCGGCTTCGCTATCGGTTCCACTTTCAAACCCTTCGTGTTTGCCGAGTGGCTCAACAGCGGCCACTCCATGATGACCTCCATCAACGGTGCCGTTCGGGAGTACCCTGCAGGATATCCGTGGAAGAACTCCTGCGGTTCAACCACCGGCTCCTATGACCCAAACGTGCCCGGCGAATCCTTACTCCCCAACGACGGACCCAATGACTACCATTCCATGACGGCATACCTTGGGTTGGCCACCTCCATCAACACGGTCACGTTCCAGACGGCCACGGCACTGGACTTCTGCAACATCCAGAAAATGGCCACGGCGGCAGGGGTCAAGGACGGGCACACCAACCTGCCGTATGACGTCTCCGACAGCTCCAGCCTGATCGGAACGCACGATGTGGCGCCCATCGACATGGCTACGGGGTTTGCCACCTTCGCCAACGGCGGCGTACGCTGCAGCCCCATTGCCCTGGCCTCCGTCACGGATGCGGCAGGAACCAAATACGACGTTCCCGGCGCCGATTGCCAGCGGGCGATGAGCCGGGAAGTTGCCGCCGGCGTGACCCACGCCCTGCAATACATGCTTACCAACGGTTCCGGCTACGCCATCCCCCTCAACAACAAGGACTCCTCCTTCGCCAAGACCGGAACCACCGACGGCAATATCCAGACCTGGACCATTGGCGCCAACTCTGGCATAGCCACGGCCGCCTGGTTTGGCAGTTACAAGGGCAACGACGACAAGTACATCAACCAAGACCTCACCGTCAACGGCGTCTACTACCCCAACATTGACGGAAACCAGCTGGCCGGCAGCAACTGGGCTGCCGTCATGAACCAGGCCGCCCAGAACCCGTCCCTGGCACCTCAACCTCTGGTGGAGCCGCCGGCAAGCATGCTGGCACCCACGGCACCGTACATAGCGGGCGTCAACGATCCGAAACCAGGCGATTTCTCGGTGCCTGTGCCGGACAATCAGCAACTGAATGAATCACCCGCCCAGCCTTTACAAGCGACCTTGCCCGCTCAGCCAGCTGAACCAGCTCCTGCGCCAACACCAGCGCCGGCACCTGCCGCAACAGTTGAACCGAGCAAGGCCGCGCCGGCACCCTAA
- a CDS encoding L-threonylcarbamoyladenylate synthase: MAKFFDIHPHDPQARSVSQIVAILQSGGLIAYPTDSCYALGAQLGNREALDRIRTIRQLDKHHHFTLVCKDFAQLGQFVMVDNDIFRSIKAVTPGPYTFILPATPEVPKRLAHPKKRTVGVRIPDSRLIHDILEELGEPMLSSTLLLPDEEEPLTQGWEIKEALDHVVDAVIDSGDVGAEPTTVVDFSSGYAEVVRRGMGDPSRFE, from the coding sequence ATGGCTAAATTCTTCGACATTCACCCGCACGATCCGCAGGCGCGTTCCGTCAGCCAGATCGTGGCTATTCTGCAGTCCGGCGGACTGATCGCCTACCCCACGGATTCCTGTTATGCACTGGGTGCGCAACTGGGGAACCGCGAGGCTCTGGACCGTATCCGGACCATTCGCCAGCTGGATAAGCATCACCACTTCACACTGGTCTGCAAGGACTTTGCCCAGCTGGGCCAGTTCGTTATGGTCGACAACGATATTTTCCGCAGCATCAAGGCAGTCACCCCTGGGCCCTACACCTTCATCCTGCCGGCCACGCCGGAAGTACCCAAGCGGCTGGCACACCCGAAGAAGAGAACAGTGGGAGTCCGTATCCCTGACAGCCGCTTGATCCACGACATCCTCGAAGAGCTCGGTGAACCCATGCTCTCCAGCACACTCCTGCTCCCCGACGAGGAAGAGCCGCTCACACAAGGCTGGGAAATCAAGGAAGCGTTGGACCACGTGGTGGATGCGGTCATTGATTCCGGTGATGTCGGCGCCGAGCCCACCACAGTGGTGGACTTCTCCAGCGGCTACGCGGAAGTGGTTCGCCGCGGCATGGGCGATCCTAGCCGCTTCGAATAA
- a CDS encoding Dps family protein, with protein MVTKRTAHAGYTVPGMSLQDGHKVATLLQLRLHALNDLQLTLKHAHWNVVGRDFISVHEMLDPQIDLVRAMIDETAERIATLGVSPNGLPGALVTARPWDDYSIGRAHTSAHLAALDIVYTGFLKSHRKVLAEVGDLDPITEDMIIGQCAKLELFQWFMRAHLEDDAGDLTTAGSKTERSAASKASK; from the coding sequence ATGGTCACCAAGAGGACAGCCCACGCAGGATACACAGTTCCAGGCATGTCACTGCAGGACGGACACAAGGTCGCCACCTTGCTCCAGTTGCGCCTACATGCCCTGAATGATCTCCAATTGACGCTCAAACACGCGCACTGGAACGTGGTTGGCAGGGATTTCATCAGCGTCCACGAGATGCTGGATCCGCAGATTGACCTGGTCCGGGCCATGATCGATGAAACAGCTGAACGTATTGCCACGTTGGGTGTCTCCCCCAACGGACTCCCGGGTGCGCTGGTGACCGCCCGCCCTTGGGACGATTACTCCATTGGGCGTGCGCATACCTCGGCTCATCTGGCGGCATTGGACATTGTCTACACCGGATTCCTGAAGAGCCACCGCAAGGTCCTTGCAGAAGTTGGTGATCTGGACCCGATCACCGAGGACATGATCATCGGCCAGTGCGCCAAGTTGGAATTGTTCCAGTGGTTCATGCGTGCACATCTAGAGGACGACGCCGGAGACCTCACCACCGCAGGGAGCAAGACCGAACGCTCGGCAGCATCCAAGGCATCCAAGTAG
- a CDS encoding SDR family oxidoreductase — MPGQAPVQGALADYPRTAIVTGADRGIGKATAIALARAGFDVGFTWHDDEAGAAHTLKSIEDLGQRGVLLWLDTTDSASCAPAITGLSESLGSLGVFVNNVGIGLNKSVVDTELHEWQRILDTNLNGAFLCLQAAAKLLIAGGAGGRIVVVTSIHAHQPRFGYGAYCASKYGLDGLTKTLAVELAGHGINVNAVAPGEIATHLPETETRHPHQIPRPGIPLGYGGTAEEVANVIVFLASPAASYVTGASWEVDGGMAEMGAQASSHLTSNNWRVATANGTSQAQPRP, encoded by the coding sequence GTGCCAGGACAAGCCCCTGTCCAAGGCGCCCTGGCAGACTATCCGCGCACAGCGATTGTCACGGGCGCCGACAGGGGCATCGGCAAGGCCACAGCCATTGCCTTGGCCCGCGCCGGTTTTGATGTTGGCTTCACATGGCACGACGACGAAGCTGGCGCGGCTCATACTCTCAAGAGTATTGAGGATCTGGGTCAGCGTGGAGTATTACTGTGGCTGGACACCACTGATTCGGCCAGCTGTGCACCGGCAATCACTGGCCTGAGTGAGTCGTTGGGGTCACTGGGTGTGTTCGTGAACAACGTAGGAATCGGGCTGAATAAATCGGTGGTAGACACCGAGTTGCACGAGTGGCAGCGAATTCTGGACACCAATCTCAATGGGGCCTTCCTGTGCCTGCAGGCAGCCGCGAAACTTCTCATTGCAGGCGGTGCCGGTGGCCGGATTGTGGTGGTGACAAGCATTCATGCCCACCAGCCACGTTTTGGGTATGGGGCGTATTGCGCTTCGAAATATGGTTTGGATGGTCTGACCAAAACGCTCGCTGTGGAACTTGCCGGCCACGGTATCAACGTCAACGCCGTGGCACCGGGCGAGATCGCCACGCACCTTCCCGAAACTGAAACCCGGCACCCGCACCAGATCCCTCGCCCGGGAATCCCGCTGGGTTACGGTGGCACTGCCGAGGAAGTGGCTAATGTGATCGTCTTCCTGGCCTCCCCCGCGGCAAGTTACGTGACCGGGGCCAGCTGGGAGGTGGACGGCGGAATGGCGGAAATGGGAGCCCAAGCCAGCTCGCACCTCACCAGCAACAACTGGCGAGTGGCAACAGCGAATGGGACCAGCCAGGCGCAACCCAGACCCTAA